In one window of Solanum pennellii chromosome 2, SPENNV200 DNA:
- the LOC107009117 gene encoding RING-H2 finger protein ATL46-like — protein MICSFGEVESQRWVSRHTHLKSSWIQHRKDGVFTYPPPLFPPSPPSFGGSSSFHKEPNSSSSSPSGNKISPAVLFIIVILAVLFFISGLLHLLVRFLIKHPSSSASSQSNGYPEVSSSDALQRQLQQLFHLHDSGLDQAFIDALPVFLYKEVVGPKEPFDCAVCLCEFSDKDKLRLLPTCSHAFHINCIDTWLLSNSTCPLCRATLFNPGFPIENPIFDFVEPRDDDGYHGNGDHEYPTSQKTMELEEVVVAKATFPVRLGKFRRLNDGGEEVEGVGESSSSNLDARRCFSMGSYQYVVGDANLKVALDNERKTNNMNQANLAEHGPNPSIDEDIEGKKIGIGTKTDSYSVSKIWLWSKRGKFASSSDCQMEDQPPSGMDLPWLRRTEGM, from the coding sequence ATGATTTGTTCATTTGGTGAAGTTGAGTCACAAAGATGGGTTTCTAGGCATACCCATCTGAAAAGTTCTTGGATTCAACATAGAAAAGATGGTGTTTTTACATATCCTCCTCCTCTGTTTCCCCCATCTCCTCCTTCATTTGGTGGAAGTTCTAGTTTTCATAAGGAACCGAACTCATCTTCTTCATCCCCATCTGGAAACAAAATTAGTCCAGCTGTTCTTTTCATTATAGTTATATTAGCTGTCCTGTTTTTCATATCTGGTCTGCTTCATTTGCTAGTTAGGTTTCTTATCAAACACCCTTCTTCTTCAGCATCATCTCAATCTAATGGATATCCTGAAGTTTCTAGTTCAGATGCTTTGCAAAGACAGTTACAACAGTTATTCCATTTACATGATTCTGGTTTGGATCAAGCATTTATTGATGCATTACCTGTCTTTTTGTACAAAGAGGTTGTTGGTCCTAAAGAGCCCTTTGATTGTGCTGTTTGCTTGTGTGAATTCTCTGATAAGGACAAATTGAGATTGCTCCCTACTTGTAGCCATGCTTTCCATATCAACTGCATTGATACTTGGCTCCTCTCGAACTCAACGTGCCCTCTTTGTCGAGCAACTCTTTTCAATCCCGGGTTTCCCATTGAAAATCCAATTTTCGATTTCGTTGAACCAAGAGATGATGATGGTTATCATGGTAATGGGGATCACGAGTACCCCACTTCTCAAAAGACTATGGAACTAGAGGAAGTTGTGGTTGCTAAAGCAACATTTCCTGTGAGACTTGGTAAGTTTCGAAGATTGAATGATGGGGGAGAGGAAGTAGAAGGAGTAGGAGAGAGCAGTAGCAGTAATTTGGATGCAAGAAGGTGCTTTTCAATGGGTTCATATCAGTATGTGGTTGGTGATGCTAATCTTAAGGTAGCCTTGGACAATGAGCGGAAGACGAATAATATGAATCAAGCCAATTTGGCAGAGCACGGTCCTAATCCGTCAATTGATGAAGATATTGAGGGGAAAAAGATAGGTATCGGCACAAAAACAGATAGTTATTCTGTTTCCAAAATTTGGCTTTGGTCGAAAAGAGGCAAATTCGCAAGTTCTTCAGATTGCCAAATGGAAGATCAGCCTCCTTCTGGTATGGACTTACCATGGCTTAGAAGAACAGAAGGCATGTAG
- the LOC107009264 gene encoding WAT1-related protein At5g40240-like, with translation MVMQCWSTDFLPFSAMVMVECCEMLMITLGKAAMNDGLNNLVYVVYYNALGTLFLLPCLIFHRHRSNMVPITLPILWRFFLLGLLGICLVQAVAFTGIKYSTPTLAAALGNLMPGFTFLLAIIFRMEKLDIRKASSQAKSVGTVVAIIGASIMTLYKGPRVLGSNLPSDSSHHELVLSQESNWILGGLLITTTCIMSSGWNILQTDTVKKYPEHMTIVFFTCFFGSIQCAILTMALESNPKTWMVKPGIGMIAIVFSAVSGSVFRYNVLTWCLDKKGPLYVAMFKPLGMVISAILGIIFLADPLHLGSVIGAVIITAGFYSVLWGKAKEIKSMVEVEDIVCVIDSTDQTSPLLHK, from the exons atggtgATGCAATGTTGGTCAACTGATTTCTTGCCCTTTTCGGCAATGGTGATGGTGGAATGTTGTGAAATGTTGATGATTACACTTGGTAAAGCAGCCATGAATGATGGATTGAACAATCTTGTTTATGTTGTTTACTATAATGCCCTTGgtaccctttttcttcttccttgctTAATCTTCCATAGACACAG aAGCAATATGGTTCCTATTACTTTGCCTATATTGTGGAGATTCTTCCTTCTTGGCCTGTTGGG AATTTGTTTGGTGCAAGCCGTGGCCTTTACAGGTATTAAGTACAGCACTCCTACACTGGCAGCTGCTTTAGGGAATTTGATGCCAGGTTTTACATTTTTGCTTGCCATCATTTTCAG GATGGAGAAGTTAGACATAAGGAAGGCCAGCAGTCAAGCAAAATCTGTGGGCACCGTAGTGGCAATTATAGGGGCATCCATCATGACATTATACAAAGGACCAAGAGTACTAGGATCAAATTTACCTTCTGATTCATCCCATCACGAGTTAGTACTTTCACAAGAATCAAACTGGATACTGGGAGGTCTTCTGATTACTACCACCTGCATCATGTCTTCTGGATGGAATATTCTTCAG ACAGATACCGTGAAGAAATACCCCGAACACATGACAATAGTGTTTTTTACTTGCTTCTTTGGGAGTATTCAATGTGCAATTTTAACTATGGCATTAGAAAGCAATCCAAAGACATGGATGGTGAAGCCTGGGATTGGGATGATAGCCATTGTTTTCTCC GCGGTTTCTGGAAGTGTCTTCCGTTACAACGTTTTGACATGGTGCTTAGACAAGAAAGGTCCTCTTTATGTGGCCATGTTCAAGCCCTTGGGAATGGTCATATCAGCAATCCTGGGGATCATATTCCTTGCAGATCCACTCCATTTAGGAAG TGTTATTGGAGCAGTAATTATAACTGCTGGATTTTATTCTGTTCTGTGGGGGAAGGCTAAGGAGATCAAGTCCATGGTTGAAGTTGAGGACATTGTTTGTGTAATTGACTCAACAGATCAAACAAGCCCTCTATTGCACAAGTAA
- the LOC107008666 gene encoding WAT1-related protein At3g28050-like → MGSNNRETTFYKEVLPFAAMVTMECINVGLNTLYKAATNKGMSNHVFVVYSYGLAALLLLPSPFFSTRSRILPPLNCSILAKIFLLGVIGCTSQIMGYTGIIYASPTLASAISNLVPAFTFVLAVIFRMEKIQLKRSTTRAKVLGTVVSIAGAFVVTLYKGPKILVPTTSTPNLLRQPLSSSQSNWMLGGLFLTTEYFLVPMWYIVQTWIMKVYPAEVTVVFFYNLTVSILAAIVGFLSEPDSNKWIIKPDIALASILCSGILGSSLNNTIHTWALRVKGPVYVAMFKPLSIAIAVAMGVILLGDTLYLGSIVGATIIAIGFYTVMWGKAKEMSEYNDSSDLESSPDQKFPLLHNYKNEGISNK, encoded by the exons atgGGAAGCAATAACAGAGAGACAACTTTTTACAAAGAAGTTCTACCATTTGCAGCTATGGTGACTATGGAATGTATAAATGTTGGATTAAATACACTTTACAAAGCTGCTACTAACAAAGGCATGAGTAATCATGTCTTTGTTGTTTATAGTTATGGTCTTGCGGCTCTTCTACTTCTTCCTTCTCCTTTCTTCTCCACCAG ATCAAGAATACTTCCACCTCTCAATTGTTCGATTCTTGCCAAAATCTTTCTTCTTGGAGTTATCGG GTGTACATCACAGATAATGGGGTATACAGGCATTATCTATGCCTCTCCAACGCTTGCCTCCGCCATCAGCAATCTCGTCCCTGCTTTTACTTTCGTCTTGGCTGTCATTTTCAG GATGGAGAAGATACAGTTGAAAAGATCAACCACTCGAGCCAAAGTGTTGGGCACGGTGGTGTCCATAGCTGGAGCATTCGTAGTAACTCTATACAAAGGCCCAAAAATATTAGTGCCTACCACATCCACACCCAATTTACTACGTCAACCTCTCAGCTCATCTCAATCGAATTGGATGCTTGGTGGCCTTTTCCTCACAACTGAATATTTTTTAGTCCCAATGTGGTATATAGTTCAG aCATGGATTATGAAGGTGTATCCAGCAGAAGTGACGGTAGTTTTCTTCTACAACTTAACTGTTAGCATCCTAGCTGCTATTGTAGGATTTTTATCTGAACCTGACTCAAACAAATGGATAATTAAACCGGATATCGCACTGGCCTCCATCCTCTGCTCT GGAATATTGGGTTCATCCTTAAATAATACAATTCACACCTGGGCTTTGCGCGTGAAAGGACCAGTATATGTAGCAATGTTTAAACCATTGTCCATCGCGATTGCAGTTGCCATGGGAGTCATTCTCTTAGGAGATACTCTTTATTTGGGAAG CATCGTTGGAGCAACGATAATTGCAATTGGATTCTATACGGTAATGTGGGGAAAGGCAAAAGAGATGTCTGAATATAATGATTCTAGTGATCTCGAGTCGTCTCCAGATCAAAAGTTCCCCTTGTTACACAACTACAAAAATGAAGGCATCTCAAACAAGTGA